Sequence from the Planctomycetota bacterium genome:
TGGCCCACGCGCGGGGCGTCATCCTGCTCGCCGTCGCCCAGAGCGCGATCCCACTGGCCGAGCTCAAACCCGCCGCCGTCAAGAAGGCGCTCACGGGCTCGGGCCGCGCCGACAAGCCCCAGATGCAGCGCGCCATCCAGCACGCGTTCGACCTCGCCGAGCCGCCCGAGCCCCCGGACGTCGCCGACGCGCTGGCGATCGCGTACGCCGCACTTCACCGCGCGCCGGTGACCTGAGCCGCTTCCTGCACGAGCCCGAAGCGCACGCGAGGGCCATGCGGCCCAGCACTCGCCGCTTCGCCGCGTTCCCAACTCACTTTCTTCGCCCCAAAAAAGAAACACGCCCGCGCTGCCGCGGGCGTGCGTCGATCAACTGTGCAGGGAGTCAGCAGTCTCAGGCCGAGCGGCGGCGGCGGAACGCCAGCACGCCGAGGCCGGCCATGCTCAGGCCCGCGCCGGTCGGCAGCGGAATCACGACGAGCTCCATGACCAGATCGTTGAAGTCGCGGTCATCGGGGCTGCCACCCTGGTTGATGTCCTCGAAAGCCACCACGAAGCGACGACCGCCGCCCGCCCCGAGGATCTCCCACGCCACCATCTGGTCACGCTGCGCGACGTTGAGAGCCGCGTACGAATAGTGGGCGTTGTTGGTGCCCGCGGCGTTGTTCGCGCGCATCCACATGAAGCTCACGGGGCTGCCGATGTTGACCAGCGTGCCCGCGGCCGGATCGTTGTACCCGGAGGCCACGGACGTCACGCCGCCGGTGAAGCCGCCCGCCGTCAGCGACGTGCGGTAGCCGAAGAACTGCGAGTACCCCGCATACCGGGCCCGCGCCTCGAGGCGCACCGTGCCGTCGCTCCACACCTGGTCGAGGTCGCCACCCGCGCCCGACACGCCGCCGGCGAGGTTGAAGACATTTGCCAGCGCCGACGGGCTGCCCGCGTTGAAGTCCTCGATGCGACGAGCAGTGACGCTGCCGTTGAGGAACAGATCGCCATTGATCGAGCCCGTGATGCCCGCGGTGCTCGTCGTCCCGTTGTACATGCGGCTCAGAATGTTCACCAGGCTGTTCGGCCCGCCGTTCTCACCGCTCGGCGCGCCGTTGCCGCCGCCGGTCACCGCGCCGCGCGTCGCCGCCGACGAGCCGATGTTCACCGTCGTATACCCGGCCTGAGCCGTGGCAGCCGCCACCAGCAGGGCCACGCCCCCAACACTCATCACGCGATTCATCGTTTCTCCCTTCCTGCGTCCAGCGCGAACAAAGGCGCCGTCCGGTGTTTCTTCCCCTTCCCGCGATTGCGGGGATCTCCGGGCTCATAGTACCCTACCCGCGGATACTCACGCAACCCTACCATGTGAAAATCCCCCGGCTTCGCAGTATCTTGGCGCAGTTCGAACACGCCCGTTGAGGGGATGTCGGTCTCCGAACATAATGCTAATGAGACGCGCGGTGATTATCCGCTCAGTCGGCCGAGCGATCGCTCGACGCACGCCGCGACCGCCTTGGCGATCACGTCGCACTCGACATTCACTTCATCCCCCGCCCGCAACTCCGCCAGCGTGGTCCGCGCGAGCGTCTCAGGAATGAGCGCAACTTCGATTTCTGTTTCGCCGACTTCTGCCAGTGTCAACGATACGCCGTCCAGGCACACGCTTCCCTTGGGGATCATTGCCCGCATGAACTCTGGGCCCGCCGCGACCCGCAGTCGCCACCCGCGCGGGCCATCCTCGCCGTTGAACCGCACAACGCCGACGCCGTCGACGTGCCCCTGCACGATGTGCCCGCCGAGGAATCCTCCCGCCGGCAGCGCGTGTTCCAGGTTCACCCGTCGTCCGGGGCGCCAATCCCGAATCGTGGTCTTGGCGAGCGTTTCGGGCACGGCCTCGAACACCAGCCGCCAGCCGACCACCTCGCCCACCACCGTGAGGCAGCACCCCGCCACGCAGATCGAGTCGCCCGCCCGCGGCACGTGATCCCACCTCGACGCGTCCACCTCCAGGCGCACGACCCCCGCGCGGCCTTCGGCGGGCCCCGACGCCACGACTCGTCCCACGTACTGCACCAATCCCGTGAACATGGCGGACGGTACGCGCAGTTGACCCCGGACCCAAAGTCCTCGATACTCCTGTCCCCCTCGCCGCCGCGGCGTGCGAGGATGCGCACATACCGTCCCCGCAGTTGCACCTTCCGGCGTCGCCGGACCATGTGGAGTAGCCCCCGGATGCGCCGACGCCGCCAGTCAACCGTGTTCGCCGCCCTCACCCTCGCGCTCGCGTGCGGATCGGTGGCCCCGCTGTCCGCCTGTGCCGCGCGGCCCCGTTCCGACGCCGGCGACCCGCCCGCGTCGCAACCCACGACGCAGCCGGCGACTGAATCCCGCTTCCCCGTCGTGCATTCCGACTGGGGCAAGGTGGGCTACCGCCTCGACTGGGTCGGGTTCCCCTTCGGCGTCAGCGTGAAGAGCCGCTCCGTCGTCGCGATGTCGCTCTACCCCGACATCGCCGTCGTGCAGGAGTCGGGCAGCGTCGTATCGGCCATCGAGACCAGCAACGGGCAGAACCGCTGGGCGGCGGAACTCACCGGCCCGCTCACGAAGTGGGTCGGCGTCGTCCGCGAATCCAGCGATGCCGGGCGGCTGCTCGTCTGCAGCGAGTCCGAGATGTTCATCCT
This genomic interval carries:
- a CDS encoding DUF4114 domain-containing protein translates to MNRVMSVGGVALLVAAATAQAGYTTVNIGSSAATRGAVTGGGNGAPSGENGGPNSLVNILSRMYNGTTSTAGITGSINGDLFLNGSVTARRIEDFNAGSPSALANVFNLAGGVSGAGGDLDQVWSDGTVRLEARARYAGYSQFFGYRTSLTAGGFTGGVTSVASGYNDPAAGTLVNIGSPVSFMWMRANNAAGTNNAHYSYAALNVAQRDQMVAWEILGAGGGRRFVVAFEDINQGGSPDDRDFNDLVMELVVIPLPTGAGLSMAGLGVLAFRRRRSA
- a CDS encoding riboflavin synthase produces the protein MFTGLVQYVGRVVASGPAEGRAGVVRLEVDASRWDHVPRAGDSICVAGCCLTVVGEVVGWRLVFEAVPETLAKTTIRDWRPGRRVNLEHALPAGGFLGGHIVQGHVDGVGVVRFNGEDGPRGWRLRVAAGPEFMRAMIPKGSVCLDGVSLTLAEVGETEIEVALIPETLARTTLAELRAGDEVNVECDVIAKAVAACVERSLGRLSG